One window of Dyadobacter sandarakinus genomic DNA carries:
- a CDS encoding type 1 glutamine amidotransferase, translated as MAEEQKHFRIAILDMYSGVENEGMRCIKKIIAAFGEQEKASVSYTVFDVRQQLDIPGMDFDAYISTGGPGNPSPVGEPWEKRFFKFLDQVLTYNTNRHNRVKKHLFLICHSFQMACIHWQLAAVSKRRKTSFGTFPVHPTSAGRKDAALAGLDDPFWIVDSRDFQVTQPNKAAFDDFGAKLLCLEKIRPHVPLERAIMAIRFSNEIVGTQFHPEADAEGMLRYFLREDKKQAITTNYGEAKYNDMIRHLNDPDKIMLTEATILPAFLRHAYHKRFGNVAAADMVKA; from the coding sequence ATGGCAGAAGAACAAAAACATTTCCGGATCGCGATCCTGGATATGTACAGCGGAGTTGAAAATGAAGGAATGCGCTGCATCAAAAAGATCATTGCAGCGTTCGGGGAGCAGGAAAAGGCTTCGGTGAGTTATACTGTCTTTGACGTACGCCAGCAACTGGACATACCCGGAATGGACTTTGACGCTTATATTTCAACAGGCGGGCCCGGTAATCCTTCGCCGGTGGGTGAGCCGTGGGAAAAGCGCTTTTTCAAGTTCCTGGATCAGGTACTAACTTATAATACCAACCGCCACAATCGTGTTAAAAAGCACCTTTTCCTGATTTGCCACTCTTTTCAGATGGCCTGCATTCACTGGCAGTTGGCGGCTGTGAGCAAAAGGCGGAAAACCTCTTTCGGAACGTTTCCGGTCCATCCGACATCGGCAGGCCGCAAGGATGCAGCACTGGCCGGGCTTGATGACCCTTTCTGGATTGTCGACTCACGCGATTTCCAGGTTACACAGCCCAACAAGGCCGCATTTGATGATTTTGGTGCAAAATTGCTTTGTCTTGAAAAAATACGTCCCCACGTACCACTGGAACGTGCGATTATGGCAATCCGGTTTTCAAATGAGATTGTAGGTACGCAGTTCCACCCAGAGGCCGATGCTGAGGGTATGCTCCGGTACTTTTTGCGGGAGGATAAAAAACAGGCGATTACCACGAATTACGGCGAAGCCAAGTACAACGATATGATCCGCCACCTGAACGATCCCGACAAGATCATGCTGACAGAGGCGACCATCCTCCCCGCATTCCTGCGTCATGCATATCATAAAAGGTTTGGCAATGTAGCCGCGGCGGATATGGTGAAAGCTTGA
- a CDS encoding acyl-CoA reductase, translated as MLNRPRRIAAFINLGKFITDAQNQHIIQEWATAAHRRNNWFTPESTISALHAIAARFLSEGPLTAWAASYPEPVSSRKIGLVMAGNIPAVGFHDALCVLISGHILLAKPSTDDQVLILTLLEKLVELEPAFQEYIRFVERLNDADAYIATGSNNTARYFHYYFSKKPNIIRRNRTSVAVLTGDETDDALLALGQDALQYFGLGCRNVSKVFVPEGYDFTRFYENIEVLAGKYLNHHKYFNNYEYNKSVMLVNRTPHQDNGFLLITQSPALVSPISVLHFEHYTSMDKLKVTLADASEQIQCIAGSNATGIPGAVPFGSTQEPELTDYADAVDTMAFLAGL; from the coding sequence ATGCTTAACCGCCCCCGGCGCATTGCCGCGTTCATCAACTTAGGAAAATTCATCACAGACGCTCAGAACCAGCACATCATTCAGGAATGGGCCACTGCCGCCCACAGGCGCAATAACTGGTTCACTCCGGAAAGTACAATTTCAGCCCTGCATGCAATTGCTGCACGTTTTCTTTCCGAAGGCCCTCTTACCGCTTGGGCAGCAAGCTATCCTGAACCTGTTTCAAGCCGGAAAATAGGGCTCGTAATGGCAGGAAACATTCCGGCAGTAGGTTTTCACGACGCACTTTGCGTGCTGATCAGCGGGCACATCCTGCTTGCAAAGCCCAGCACCGATGATCAGGTACTTATTCTTACCCTGCTCGAAAAGCTTGTTGAACTCGAACCTGCGTTTCAGGAGTACATCCGGTTTGTGGAAAGGCTTAACGATGCTGATGCCTACATTGCCACCGGCAGCAACAATACCGCACGTTACTTTCATTATTACTTTTCGAAGAAACCGAACATTATTAGGCGCAACCGTACATCGGTGGCTGTATTGACCGGCGACGAAACCGACGATGCACTGCTTGCACTTGGCCAGGACGCACTTCAGTACTTCGGGCTGGGTTGCCGCAATGTTTCAAAGGTTTTTGTACCGGAAGGATATGATTTTACCCGGTTTTACGAAAACATAGAGGTGCTGGCCGGCAAATACTTGAACCACCACAAGTATTTCAACAATTATGAATATAACAAGTCCGTGATGCTGGTGAACCGTACCCCGCATCAGGACAACGGCTTTTTGCTGATTACCCAAAGTCCAGCTTTGGTGTCGCCAATCAGTGTACTGCATTTCGAGCACTATACCAGTATGGACAAGCTGAAAGTGACCCTGGCCGATGCCTCAGAGCAGATCCAGTGTATTGCGGGAAGTAATGCCACAGGTATTCCGGGTGCAGTACCATTTGGTTCGACGCAGGAGCCGGAACTGACGGACTATGCCGATGCCGTGGATACGATGGCTTTTCTGGCTGGCTTATAA
- a CDS encoding aldose 1-epimerase family protein, with translation MNFTIENDELSIAVQQTGAELRSIRSVKTGKEFMWNADPAVWASSAPVLFPVIGAIKNGFVKYKGNEYAVPRHGIVRNNAKVSLLAQIADSLTFGLQADGDTLKIYPFQFEFRITYRLDGSRIIVEHEIKNHGDEEMLFSLGGHPAFRCPMNEGEVYEDYYLEFEREENESTWLLEDNGLVSSRTRPVLEHTNILPLHAHLFDNDALIFKNLKSRKVTLKSTKSGQTVSLYYDEFPYLGIWAKPGGHFVCIEPWLGIADSADSDQQFEQKEGILKLAAGQTFKASFTIEIHG, from the coding sequence ATGAATTTTACAATTGAAAATGACGAATTAAGCATTGCTGTGCAGCAAACCGGAGCTGAGCTCCGCAGCATCCGGTCGGTGAAGACCGGCAAGGAGTTCATGTGGAATGCGGATCCGGCTGTGTGGGCAAGTTCCGCGCCGGTACTTTTTCCCGTGATCGGAGCCATCAAGAATGGTTTTGTAAAATATAAGGGGAATGAATATGCAGTACCCCGCCATGGAATTGTACGCAACAATGCAAAGGTTTCCCTCCTGGCCCAGATTGCTGATAGCCTGACCTTTGGCTTACAGGCTGATGGTGATACGCTTAAAATTTATCCTTTTCAGTTTGAATTCAGGATTACCTACCGGCTCGATGGCTCCCGGATCATTGTTGAGCATGAAATCAAAAATCACGGAGATGAAGAAATGCTGTTCTCACTTGGCGGGCATCCTGCATTCAGGTGTCCGATGAATGAGGGTGAAGTATATGAAGACTACTACCTCGAATTTGAAAGAGAGGAAAATGAATCAACCTGGCTGCTTGAAGACAATGGATTGGTAAGCAGCCGTACCCGTCCGGTTTTGGAGCATACTAATATTCTGCCCCTGCATGCTCATTTGTTTGACAATGATGCATTGATTTTTAAAAACCTGAAATCGAGGAAGGTGACGCTGAAAAGCACAAAGTCTGGTCAGACAGTATCCCTGTATTATGACGAGTTTCCCTACTTGGGTATATGGGCCAAGCCAGGTGGACACTTTGTTTGCATAGAACCCTGGCTGGGCATTGCCGATAGCGCAGATTCCGACCAGCAGTTCGAGCAAAAAGAAGGTATTCTGAAGCTGGCCGCAGGACAGACCTTCAAAGCCAGCTTCACGATAGAAATTCACGGGTAA
- a CDS encoding carboxylate-amine ligase, whose translation MANFTLGIEEEFQTIDPVTRNLRSHMSKLVEDGKITLKERVKAEMHQAVVEVGTNICHNIQEAREEVMYLRQMILDLADKQDLQVAAAGTHPFADWVDQLITPDPRYDEIIDEMRDVARGNLIFGLHVHIGIEDRNEGIQIMNAVRYFLPHIHALSTNSPFWCGRNTGFKSYRSKVFDKFPRTGIPDYFTSAAEYDEYVKLLIKTKCIDNGKKIWWDIRVHPFFNTIEFRMCDVPMRTDETICLAAIMQALVVKIHKLHRMNLNFRIYDRMLINENKWRAARYGIHGKLIDFGKQEEVEYRLLVAELLEFIDDVVDELGSRNEINYIHQIMEMGTGADRQLAVFEQTNSLNAVVDYIVAETRVGLS comes from the coding sequence ATGGCAAATTTCACCCTCGGCATTGAAGAAGAGTTCCAGACCATTGACCCTGTCACCCGAAACCTGCGGTCACACATGTCCAAGCTGGTGGAGGACGGAAAAATTACCCTGAAAGAGAGGGTAAAAGCCGAAATGCACCAGGCGGTTGTGGAGGTGGGTACCAATATTTGTCATAACATTCAGGAAGCACGGGAGGAAGTAATGTACTTGCGCCAGATGATCCTGGACCTGGCCGATAAGCAGGACCTGCAGGTGGCTGCGGCAGGTACCCACCCCTTTGCCGACTGGGTCGACCAGCTGATCACGCCCGATCCGCGCTATGATGAAATCATTGATGAAATGCGCGACGTGGCGAGGGGGAATCTTATTTTCGGGCTGCATGTACACATTGGCATTGAAGACAGGAATGAGGGCATTCAGATTATGAATGCGGTGCGCTACTTCCTGCCCCACATCCATGCATTGTCGACCAACTCCCCTTTCTGGTGCGGACGAAATACAGGGTTTAAGTCGTACCGCTCCAAAGTTTTTGACAAATTTCCGCGCACGGGCATTCCTGATTATTTTACCAGCGCAGCCGAGTACGATGAGTACGTGAAGCTCCTGATCAAAACCAAGTGCATTGACAATGGAAAGAAGATCTGGTGGGACATCCGGGTCCACCCGTTTTTCAATACCATCGAGTTCCGCATGTGCGATGTACCAATGCGCACCGACGAAACCATATGCCTTGCCGCGATTATGCAGGCATTGGTGGTGAAAATCCACAAATTACACCGCATGAACCTGAATTTCAGGATCTATGACCGCATGCTGATCAATGAAAACAAATGGCGGGCGGCCCGCTACGGCATTCACGGCAAGCTGATCGACTTTGGAAAGCAGGAAGAAGTAGAGTACCGGCTGCTGGTGGCTGAGCTGCTGGAATTCATCGACGATGTGGTGGACGAACTGGGCAGTCGCAACGAGATCAACTACATTCATCAGATCATGGAAATGGGTACCGGCGCCGACCGGCAGCTGGCGGTTTTTGAACAAACCAACAGTCTGAATGCCGTGGTGGACTATATCGTTGCTGAAACCAGGGTCGGGCTCAGCTAG
- a CDS encoding alpha/beta hydrolase — MSALSAYFQTSGLTLTSSFLRRAVSVSMIYPSHATGSEKLPLVLFNDGQDFSALQLMETLEQQYRAGYIPPVVVAGIHAGKDRLAEYGVAAKTDYAGRGSRAGATTDFVLHELLPYLVSQFPVNVRDVSYAGFSLGGLMALDMAWNHPGTFRRVGVFSGSLWWRERALHEGYSDRDRIMHAQIRNSPERPDLKFWFQCGTMDEADDRDQDGVIDSIQDTLECISELERKGYTWGSDIIYREVAGGIHAPLTWSQVMPDFLRWVTAAL; from the coding sequence TTGAGTGCGCTCTCGGCATACTTCCAGACCTCCGGGCTTACGCTCACATCTTCCTTCCTCAGGCGGGCAGTATCTGTTTCAATGATTTACCCTTCGCATGCCACGGGTTCTGAAAAGTTGCCTCTTGTCCTTTTCAACGATGGTCAGGATTTCAGTGCATTGCAGCTCATGGAAACTTTGGAACAGCAATATCGTGCCGGGTACATTCCGCCGGTAGTAGTAGCAGGGATACACGCAGGCAAAGACCGCCTGGCCGAATATGGTGTCGCTGCAAAGACTGACTATGCAGGGCGGGGAAGCAGGGCAGGAGCCACCACGGACTTTGTACTGCATGAACTTTTGCCGTACCTGGTCAGTCAGTTTCCGGTAAATGTTCGTGATGTGAGCTACGCCGGATTTTCACTGGGCGGATTAATGGCGCTGGATATGGCGTGGAACCATCCCGGAACCTTCCGGCGCGTGGGGGTTTTCTCGGGCTCGCTATGGTGGCGGGAACGTGCGCTGCACGAAGGATACAGCGATCGCGACCGCATTATGCATGCCCAGATCAGGAACTCCCCGGAGCGCCCAGACCTGAAATTCTGGTTTCAATGCGGCACGATGGATGAGGCGGACGACCGGGATCAGGATGGCGTGATCGACTCCATTCAGGACACGCTCGAATGCATTTCGGAGCTGGAACGAAAAGGATATACCTGGGGCAGTGACATTATTTATCGTGAAGTTGCCGGAGGCATTCATGCGCCTTTGACCTGGTCACAGGTGATGCCAGACTTCCTGCGCTGGGTAACTGCGGCTTTATAA
- a CDS encoding aspartate aminotransferase family protein, with protein MHISHRQHFFDHVAQTSDYPLALEIDSAEGVYMYGADGKRYLDLISGIAVSNVGHRHPAVVSAIKDQVDRHMHLLVYGEFVQSTQVKLAAALTGTLDLPTTDASPFGLIDNVYFTNSGTEATEGAMKLAKRFTGRSEFISCFNAYHGATQGALSLSGAEFFKNNFRPLLPGITHIRHGYLPDIEKITKKTAAVVIEIIGGESGVRIPADDYFPALRRRCTETGALLVVDEIQTGYGRTGTFWAFEQAGIYPDILLSAKGMGGGMPIGAFMASQKVMSVLKNNPILGHITTFGGHPVSCAASLAALKVTVSEQLAQSAISKGALFKHLLRHDKISEVRGRGLMLAAEMESFDILKKTIDRCIQKGVVTDWFLFCDNAMRIAPPLTITDEQIKESCAIILEVLNEPEI; from the coding sequence ATGCATATTTCTCATCGCCAGCACTTCTTTGATCACGTTGCTCAAACATCCGACTACCCTCTTGCCCTCGAAATCGATAGCGCCGAGGGGGTGTACATGTACGGAGCCGACGGCAAACGGTATCTGGATCTGATCTCGGGCATTGCAGTCAGCAATGTTGGTCACCGGCATCCGGCTGTGGTAAGTGCAATTAAAGACCAGGTCGACAGGCACATGCATTTGCTGGTGTACGGTGAATTTGTGCAGAGTACACAGGTCAAGCTGGCTGCTGCACTGACCGGCACGCTGGACCTGCCAACTACGGATGCTTCCCCTTTCGGGCTGATCGACAATGTATATTTTACCAATTCCGGGACCGAGGCTACCGAGGGAGCGATGAAGCTTGCCAAGCGGTTTACCGGCCGGAGTGAATTTATTTCCTGCTTTAATGCCTATCATGGTGCTACCCAGGGAGCGCTCAGCTTGTCGGGAGCGGAGTTTTTCAAGAATAATTTTCGTCCGCTGCTGCCCGGGATCACGCATATTCGTCATGGGTATTTACCTGATATAGAAAAGATTACTAAGAAAACCGCAGCAGTGGTGATTGAGATCATCGGCGGAGAATCAGGCGTGCGCATACCCGCTGACGATTACTTCCCGGCCCTGCGCCGGCGCTGTACCGAAACAGGTGCATTGCTCGTAGTGGACGAGATACAAACAGGCTATGGACGTACCGGGACTTTCTGGGCGTTTGAGCAGGCGGGCATTTATCCCGACATTTTGCTGAGTGCCAAGGGAATGGGCGGCGGAATGCCAATTGGCGCATTTATGGCATCGCAAAAAGTCATGAGCGTGCTTAAAAACAATCCCATACTCGGGCATATAACGACTTTCGGGGGACATCCGGTAAGCTGTGCAGCATCGCTGGCGGCTCTGAAAGTGACCGTCAGCGAGCAGCTTGCCCAGTCTGCAATATCCAAAGGTGCACTTTTCAAGCATCTGCTCCGGCATGATAAGATCAGTGAAGTACGGGGAAGAGGTCTTATGCTGGCGGCTGAAATGGAGTCTTTTGACATACTGAAAAAAACAATCGACCGATGCATTCAAAAAGGTGTCGTCACGGACTGGTTTTTGTTTTGTGACAATGCTATGCGCATCGCGCCGCCCCTTACCATAACTGACGAGCAGATTAAAGAGAGTTGTGCTATTATTCTTGAAGTCCTGAACGAGCCGGAAATATGA
- a CDS encoding porin — protein sequence MKKVYCTVLSLMVPFLTSAMGEEDKKAVKTDSTVITEVKDEEEAKGAFAFSGYLDSYYMANFNKPASRSNLGAAGTARVFDRKAGQFSLGLVQAKVAYTNAKSEAVVDLTFGPNADYGNYGNLLSPLDGASTSTALAIKQAYFTYKFTDKFSMTAGQFGTHIGYEVIDAPANFNYSLSNLFNNGPFYHAGLKATYSFSEKASLMLGVVNNVDGLGDNNRKKGLIGQFYFSPVSNWNVYLNFINSNEANPDSLGKQPAGHYTLFDLTTSYQITEKFLLGFNAAYGSQKGDYQGFGGPLDAQTWGGFAVYANTAITDNFGIGARYEYFNNDNGVRGLLTASGAGTSVNSVTLTGNISLADGHILVKPEFRLDAYPKVNGTNEEQQFEDSDGNWTKSSQTTFGLAFIYKF from the coding sequence ATGAAAAAAGTCTATTGTACAGTATTATCTTTGATGGTGCCGTTTTTGACCTCTGCAATGGGTGAGGAGGACAAAAAAGCCGTGAAAACGGATTCCACAGTGATAACGGAAGTAAAGGATGAAGAGGAAGCAAAAGGAGCATTTGCGTTTTCAGGATACCTGGACTCCTACTACATGGCTAATTTCAACAAACCTGCCTCACGCTCCAACCTGGGTGCTGCCGGTACGGCCCGGGTGTTCGACCGGAAAGCCGGGCAGTTCTCCCTCGGCCTTGTTCAGGCGAAGGTGGCTTACACCAATGCAAAGTCAGAGGCAGTGGTGGACCTTACATTCGGACCCAATGCAGACTATGGTAACTATGGCAACTTGCTCAGCCCGCTCGATGGTGCAAGTACCAGCACGGCACTCGCCATCAAGCAGGCCTACTTTACCTATAAGTTCACTGACAAGTTTTCGATGACCGCCGGCCAGTTCGGTACGCACATCGGCTATGAAGTGATTGATGCTCCTGCTAACTTCAACTACTCGCTCTCGAACTTGTTCAATAATGGTCCGTTTTACCATGCAGGCCTCAAAGCAACCTATTCCTTCTCTGAAAAAGCATCGCTGATGCTCGGTGTGGTGAACAATGTTGACGGACTAGGAGATAACAACAGAAAAAAAGGACTGATTGGACAATTTTACTTTTCTCCGGTCAGCAATTGGAATGTTTATCTTAACTTTATAAACAGCAACGAAGCAAATCCGGACAGCCTCGGCAAACAGCCTGCCGGACATTACACCCTTTTTGATCTGACGACAAGTTATCAGATCACCGAAAAATTCCTCCTGGGCTTCAATGCAGCCTATGGTTCGCAAAAAGGAGACTACCAGGGATTCGGCGGACCGCTGGATGCGCAAACCTGGGGCGGGTTCGCAGTATATGCAAATACAGCTATCACCGACAATTTCGGTATTGGTGCCAGATATGAATATTTCAATAATGACAATGGTGTTCGCGGCTTGCTTACGGCATCCGGCGCAGGTACCAGCGTGAATTCTGTGACGCTTACAGGCAACATTTCACTTGCTGACGGACACATTCTGGTTAAACCTGAGTTTCGTCTTGACGCCTATCCCAAAGTGAACGGAACCAACGAAGAGCAACAATTTGAGGATTCAGACGGCAACTGGACCAAAAGCAGCCAGACAACATTCGGACTAGCATTCATTTACAAATTCTAA
- a CDS encoding helix-turn-helix domain-containing protein, which translates to MKKIRIIIGRSEDHYGAYAENVEKINGAGATVEEVKQSVLETIELLQTFDDKNIPAALKGEYQIIWKFDVESFLQYYKGIFSQTGIARLTGINEKQLNHYASGLKKPRPAQAKKIENALHKLGTELLAVEL; encoded by the coding sequence ATGAAAAAGATCAGGATCATCATCGGACGTAGCGAGGATCATTACGGAGCTTATGCAGAGAATGTTGAGAAGATCAATGGTGCAGGTGCGACCGTGGAGGAGGTTAAACAATCTGTACTGGAAACCATTGAACTCCTTCAGACATTTGATGATAAGAATATACCTGCCGCATTAAAGGGAGAGTACCAGATAATCTGGAAGTTTGATGTGGAAAGCTTCCTGCAATACTACAAAGGAATTTTCAGCCAGACAGGTATTGCAAGATTAACCGGCATCAATGAAAAACAGCTGAATCACTATGCCTCAGGCCTGAAGAAACCCAGGCCCGCTCAGGCAAAGAAGATCGAAAATGCATTGCACAAGCTCGGAACGGAACTTCTTGCCGTCGAGCTGTGA
- a CDS encoding ATP-grasp domain-containing protein: MKKIGILYGMENTFPNAFIERVNSKNPEGIRAEAVTIDKVVQADPTEYAVIIDRISQDVPFYRSYLKNAALSGTAVINNPFWWSADEKFFNNALAERIGVPVPKTVLLPSKERPADTSETSFRNLAFPMAWEEIFQYVGFPAYMKPHDGGGWKSVYRVVNPQDMWHKHQETGQLVMMLQEEIVFDDYFRCYCIGRKDVLIMPYEPRNPHHLRYAADIKATGEAREKLLATVKEYTLKLNDALGYDFNTVEFAVRDGIPYAIDFCNPAPDADIYSVGPDNFEWVVETAANMAIERARQHVPGQTNLTWGTFVRESVVIKQPDLPSSTEVVVKTSVPKKATKAAAKEPAITEPEPKIPTQKAAATKAPAKNSKLKK, encoded by the coding sequence ATGAAAAAGATAGGAATTCTGTATGGCATGGAAAATACATTTCCGAATGCTTTCATTGAGCGCGTCAACAGCAAGAATCCGGAAGGCATCAGGGCGGAGGCCGTCACGATTGATAAGGTAGTACAGGCCGACCCGACCGAATATGCCGTAATCATCGACCGCATTTCACAGGATGTTCCTTTTTACAGATCATACCTCAAAAACGCTGCACTTTCGGGCACGGCTGTGATCAATAATCCTTTCTGGTGGAGTGCTGACGAAAAGTTTTTTAACAATGCACTGGCAGAGCGGATCGGTGTGCCGGTACCCAAAACCGTGCTGCTGCCCTCCAAAGAACGTCCTGCCGATACATCCGAAACCTCATTCCGAAACCTTGCATTCCCGATGGCGTGGGAAGAAATCTTTCAGTATGTAGGATTTCCGGCATACATGAAGCCCCACGATGGCGGCGGCTGGAAGAGCGTGTACAGGGTAGTAAATCCGCAGGACATGTGGCACAAACATCAGGAAACGGGTCAGCTGGTGATGATGCTGCAGGAAGAAATTGTTTTCGACGATTATTTCCGCTGCTACTGCATTGGCCGGAAAGATGTACTGATTATGCCCTATGAACCGCGCAACCCGCATCATCTCAGATATGCAGCCGATATCAAAGCGACCGGCGAGGCCCGTGAAAAGTTACTGGCAACAGTTAAAGAATACACGCTGAAATTGAATGATGCATTGGGTTATGACTTCAATACCGTTGAGTTTGCCGTGCGCGACGGGATCCCCTATGCGATCGACTTCTGCAATCCGGCACCCGATGCGGACATATACTCGGTAGGTCCCGATAATTTTGAATGGGTAGTGGAAACCGCTGCCAACATGGCCATTGAACGTGCCAGGCAGCATGTGCCGGGCCAGACGAACCTTACCTGGGGTACTTTTGTCCGGGAGTCGGTTGTTATAAAACAGCCAGATCTTCCCTCATCGACGGAAGTAGTGGTAAAAACTTCGGTACCGAAAAAAGCAACCAAAGCTGCGGCTAAAGAACCTGCAATCACCGAGCCTGAACCAAAAATACCTACGCAGAAAGCTGCGGCAACCAAAGCTCCTGCCAAAAACTCGAAGCTGAAAAAATAG
- the trxA gene encoding thioredoxin, with protein MGKALEITDSTFEELIQGEKPVLVDFWAEWCGPCKMIGPVVEQLAGEYEGKAVIGKMDVDMNSSVPAKFGIRSIPTLMIFKGGQLVDKVVGVVPKTVLEDKLNAQVTATV; from the coding sequence ATGGGAAAAGCACTTGAAATTACCGATAGCACATTCGAAGAATTGATCCAGGGAGAGAAGCCGGTATTGGTGGATTTTTGGGCTGAATGGTGTGGGCCTTGTAAAATGATCGGACCTGTTGTAGAGCAGCTGGCCGGCGAATATGAAGGCAAAGCCGTGATCGGTAAAATGGACGTTGATATGAATTCTTCTGTTCCTGCAAAATTTGGTATCCGCAGCATTCCTACGCTGATGATCTTCAAAGGCGGTCAGCTGGTTGATAAAGTAGTGGGCGTTGTACCTAAAACCGTTCTGGAAGACAAGCTGAACGCACAGGTAACAGCAACCGTATAA
- a CDS encoding type II toxin-antitoxin system HicA family toxin, which translates to MKYSEFHRIIRRNGWVHIRTRGSHYMYQKNGISYIVPFHGAKEMYEPLRKRIAKEMGLNQLDNL; encoded by the coding sequence ATGAAATATTCAGAGTTTCACCGTATCATACGGCGCAATGGTTGGGTACACATCCGAACGCGGGGCAGTCACTACATGTACCAGAAAAATGGTATAAGCTATATCGTACCATTTCATGGAGCTAAGGAAATGTACGAGCCTCTGCGTAAGCGGATAGCAAAAGAAATGGGATTGAATCAACTTGATAATTTATGA
- a CDS encoding 4Fe-4S binding protein, protein MAIMITDECINCGACEPECPNTAIYEGGVEWTWGDGTSLDEVDFGDGTVVSGKEKQAPVSDEFYYIVSDKCTECVGFHEEPQCAAVCPVDCCVPDPDNEEEEDTLLAKKAWMHGE, encoded by the coding sequence ATGGCTATAATGATAACCGATGAATGCATAAATTGTGGGGCGTGTGAGCCAGAGTGCCCGAATACAGCAATTTATGAGGGTGGTGTTGAATGGACGTGGGGCGATGGAACGAGTTTGGACGAGGTCGATTTCGGCGATGGTACTGTGGTAAGCGGCAAGGAAAAACAGGCACCTGTTTCTGACGAATTTTACTATATAGTATCCGATAAATGTACCGAGTGCGTGGGCTTCCATGAAGAACCGCAGTGCGCTGCTGTCTGCCCGGTAGATTGCTGCGTACCGGATCCCGACAACGAAGAGGAAGAAGACACCCTGCTGGCTAAAAAAGCCTGGATGCACGGAGAATAG